A genomic segment from Flavobacterium sp. 9R encodes:
- a CDS encoding DNA topoisomerase IV subunit B, protein MVEQNIYNEDNIRSLDWKEHIRMRPGMYIGKLGDGSSPDDGIYILLKEVLDNCIDEFVMGAGKSIEVTIKDKTVAVRDYGRGIPLGKVIDVVSKMNTGGKYDSLAFKKSVGLNGVGTKAVNALSNYFRVESVRDDKQKAAEFSAGNLVLEEDIIETTKRKGTKVTFIPDEAIFKNYKFRNEYIVKMLKNYCYLNTGLTIIYNGEKYFSENGLKDLLDENIAEEDMVYPIIHLKGDDIEIAMTHSKSQYSEEYHSFVNGQNTTQGGTHLVAFREAVVKTIREFYNKTFDPSDIRKSIVSAVSIKVMEPVFESQTKTKLGSTDMGSEPGMASVRTFVNDFVKNKLDNFLHKNPETADLLLRKILQAERERKELSGIRKLAKDRAKKASLHNKKLRDCRVHLPDIKNPRYLESTLFITEGDSASGSITKSRDVNTQAVFSLRGKPLNSYGMSKKIVYENEEFNLLQAALNIEEDMGDLRYNNIVIATDADVDGMHIRLLLITFFLQFFPELIKEGHLYILQTPLFRVRNKKETIYCYSDEERRDAIEKLKPKPEITRFKGLGEISPDEFKNFIGETIRLDPIMMDKNTSIEQLLSFYMGKNTPDRQEFIIKNLKVDLDVIEKE, encoded by the coding sequence ATGGTTGAGCAAAATATTTATAATGAAGACAATATACGTTCTCTCGATTGGAAAGAACACATCCGGATGCGTCCCGGAATGTATATCGGAAAGCTTGGTGACGGTTCTTCGCCGGATGACGGTATTTATATTCTTTTAAAAGAAGTATTAGACAACTGTATTGATGAGTTCGTAATGGGCGCTGGGAAATCTATCGAAGTGACCATTAAAGACAAAACGGTTGCGGTTCGCGATTATGGTCGTGGAATCCCTTTAGGAAAGGTAATCGACGTAGTTTCTAAAATGAATACGGGAGGAAAATATGACTCTTTAGCGTTTAAGAAATCAGTTGGATTGAATGGAGTAGGAACCAAGGCGGTTAATGCTTTGTCTAATTATTTTAGAGTTGAATCGGTTCGTGACGATAAGCAAAAAGCAGCTGAGTTTTCAGCGGGAAATTTGGTTCTAGAAGAAGATATCATCGAAACCACGAAGCGCAAAGGAACCAAAGTTACTTTTATTCCTGATGAAGCCATCTTCAAAAACTATAAATTCAGAAATGAGTATATAGTAAAAATGCTTAAAAACTATTGTTACCTAAATACGGGGTTAACAATTATCTATAACGGTGAAAAATATTTTTCTGAAAATGGATTGAAAGATTTATTAGATGAAAATATTGCAGAGGAAGATATGGTGTATCCAATTATTCATCTTAAAGGGGATGATATTGAGATTGCGATGACCCATAGTAAATCGCAATACAGCGAGGAATACCATTCTTTTGTAAACGGTCAAAATACAACACAAGGGGGAACCCATTTAGTCGCTTTTAGAGAAGCGGTGGTCAAAACCATTCGTGAATTTTACAATAAAACCTTCGACCCTTCGGATATTCGTAAATCTATTGTGAGTGCGGTTAGTATCAAGGTGATGGAACCTGTTTTTGAATCCCAAACCAAAACGAAATTAGGTTCTACAGATATGGGCTCTGAGCCAGGAATGGCATCGGTTAGAACGTTTGTGAATGACTTTGTGAAAAATAAATTAGACAATTTTTTACATAAAAATCCAGAAACAGCCGATTTGTTGCTTCGAAAAATTCTGCAAGCCGAGCGCGAGCGAAAAGAATTATCAGGCATTCGAAAATTAGCCAAAGACCGAGCTAAAAAAGCCAGTTTGCACAATAAGAAGTTGAGAGACTGTCGCGTGCATTTGCCAGACATCAAAAACCCAAGATATTTAGAAAGTACATTGTTTATAACCGAGGGAGATTCGGCTTCGGGGTCGATTACCAAATCGCGTGATGTGAATACACAAGCGGTTTTTAGTTTGCGTGGAAAGCCTTTGAATTCTTACGGAATGAGTAAGAAGATTGTGTATGAAAATGAAGAATTCAATTTGTTGCAAGCGGCCTTGAATATCGAAGAAGATATGGGTGACTTGCGCTACAACAATATTGTAATTGCAACCGATGCCGATGTCGATGGAATGCACATTCGCTTGTTATTGATTACCTTTTTCTTGCAATTTTTCCCTGAATTAATCAAAGAGGGGCATTTGTATATTTTGCAAACGCCACTTTTTAGAGTTCGAAATAAGAAAGAAACCATTTATTGCTATTCTGATGAAGAGCGCAGAGACGCCATTGAAAAATTAAAACCCAAACCCGAAATCACTCGATTTAAAGGACTCGGGGAAATTTCGCCAGATGAGTTCAAAAATTTCATTGGAGAAACCATTCGATTGGATCCTATTATGATGGATAAAAATACCTCTATCGAGCAATTATTGTCGTTTTATATGGGTAAAAATACCCCAGACCGACAAGAGTTTATCATCAAAAACTTGAAGGTAGATTTGGATGTGATTGAGAAAGAATAA
- a CDS encoding DNA gyrase/topoisomerase IV subunit A codes for MKDEEEDNILPNEDENNDAGFDSNDQEGFDDIATSSGMHHFYENNADEHDTITKVTGMYKDWFLDYASYVILERAVPAIEDGFKPVQRRIMHSLKELDDGRYNKVANVVGHTMQYHPHGDQSIADAMVQIGQKDLLIDCQGNWGNILTGDGAAASRYIEARLSKFALEVLYSPKITDWGVSYDGRRAEPNNLPVKFPLLLAQGAEGIAVGLSTKVLPHNFNELIDASIKILKGKPFTLYPDFQTAGIADVSNYNDGMRGGRVRVRAKISQLDKNTLVITQIPFSTNTSSLIDSILKANEKGKIKIKKIEDNTAAEVEILIHLFPGVSPDKTIDALFAFTACETSVAPLGCVIEDNKPLFIGVSDMLKISTDRTVDLLRQELEIQLEELKNKWHFSTLEKIFIREEMYIDFKLYSDRESLYNYMYDRFEPFKASFVREINDDDLQKLTQIPMIRITRFDSDKADDFIAKLEDEMKEVQHHLDHIIDFAIAYFAKLKEKYGKGRERQTELRIFDDIEATKVVLRNTKLYVNREEGFVGTSLKKDEYVVDCSDIDDVIVFLRNGTMMITKVDAKTFVGKDIIHVAIFDKGDKRTIYNLIYRDGKSGPSYIKRFNVSGVTRDKAYDLTNGAAGSQILYFSCNPNGEAEVINIILRQVGSIKKLKFDIDFAKLAIKGRASKGNLVTKYPIKKIELKEKGISTLLPRKVWFDDTVQRLNVDGRGELLGEFRPSDKILVISQTGKLKVIIPELSTHFDEDMIVLEKWNPKKPISAIYYDGEKERYYIKRFLVEVENKEESFISEHPNSRLEIVATDYRPVAELIFAKVKGVQKENQVVDIESFIAVKGFKALGNQLTTDKLKQVNLLDPLPYEEPEEEQPEPTESIEDAIDDSSIQLEDDGQVTLSLE; via the coding sequence ATGAAAGACGAAGAAGAAGATAACATCCTTCCTAACGAAGACGAAAACAACGACGCCGGTTTTGATTCCAATGATCAAGAAGGATTCGATGATATTGCGACTTCAAGTGGGATGCACCATTTTTACGAAAATAATGCAGACGAGCACGATACCATTACCAAAGTTACAGGAATGTACAAAGATTGGTTTTTGGATTACGCTTCGTATGTGATCTTAGAACGTGCCGTACCCGCAATCGAAGACGGATTCAAGCCGGTGCAACGCCGTATTATGCATTCGTTAAAAGAATTAGACGACGGTCGTTATAACAAAGTAGCGAATGTGGTGGGACACACTATGCAATACCATCCTCACGGGGATCAGAGTATTGCTGATGCTATGGTGCAAATTGGTCAAAAAGATTTATTGATTGACTGCCAAGGAAACTGGGGTAATATTTTAACGGGCGATGGCGCAGCTGCTTCTCGTTATATCGAGGCGCGTTTGTCCAAATTTGCCTTAGAGGTATTGTATTCTCCTAAAATTACAGATTGGGGTGTATCGTATGACGGTCGTCGTGCAGAACCGAATAATCTTCCCGTGAAGTTTCCGTTGCTTTTGGCACAAGGAGCAGAGGGAATCGCGGTGGGGCTTTCTACCAAAGTGTTGCCTCATAACTTCAATGAGTTAATTGATGCTTCTATAAAAATTCTGAAAGGGAAACCTTTTACTTTATATCCAGATTTTCAAACCGCTGGGATTGCGGATGTATCGAATTACAACGATGGTATGCGTGGTGGACGTGTGCGTGTGCGTGCCAAGATCAGTCAGTTGGACAAAAACACTTTGGTGATTACCCAAATTCCGTTTTCGACCAATACATCTAGTTTGATTGATAGTATTTTGAAAGCCAATGAAAAAGGGAAAATCAAAATCAAGAAAATCGAAGACAATACTGCTGCCGAGGTTGAGATTTTAATCCATCTTTTCCCGGGTGTTTCTCCAGATAAAACTATTGATGCTTTGTTTGCTTTTACCGCTTGCGAAACGTCTGTGGCGCCATTAGGTTGTGTGATTGAAGACAACAAACCGCTTTTTATTGGGGTTTCGGATATGTTGAAAATTTCGACAGACCGTACCGTAGATTTATTGCGTCAAGAACTCGAAATTCAATTAGAAGAATTAAAAAACAAATGGCATTTCTCTACTTTGGAGAAAATCTTCATTCGTGAAGAAATGTATATCGACTTCAAATTGTACTCTGATAGAGAATCGTTGTACAACTATATGTATGATCGTTTTGAGCCTTTCAAAGCCTCCTTTGTAAGAGAAATAAACGATGATGATTTGCAAAAACTAACGCAAATCCCAATGATTCGTATCACGCGTTTTGACTCGGATAAAGCCGATGATTTCATTGCGAAATTGGAGGACGAAATGAAGGAAGTACAACATCATTTGGATCACATCATCGATTTTGCGATAGCTTATTTTGCCAAGCTTAAAGAAAAATACGGTAAAGGAAGAGAACGCCAAACCGAACTCCGCATTTTTGATGACATCGAAGCGACCAAAGTGGTTTTGCGTAATACCAAACTATACGTCAATCGCGAAGAAGGATTTGTGGGAACTAGCTTGAAAAAAGACGAATATGTGGTGGATTGCTCTGATATCGATGATGTAATTGTTTTTCTACGTAATGGAACGATGATGATTACCAAAGTCGATGCTAAGACATTTGTAGGTAAAGACATTATTCACGTTGCCATTTTTGACAAAGGCGATAAACGCACGATTTATAATTTGATTTATCGTGATGGAAAATCGGGTCCGTCTTACATTAAACGATTCAATGTTTCAGGTGTTACTAGAGATAAAGCCTACGATTTAACCAATGGAGCTGCGGGTTCTCAAATTCTTTATTTTTCTTGCAATCCAAATGGTGAAGCGGAGGTAATCAATATCATCCTGCGTCAAGTTGGTAGTATCAAAAAACTCAAATTTGATATTGATTTCGCCAAATTAGCTATCAAAGGAAGAGCTTCCAAAGGGAATTTGGTAACCAAATATCCAATCAAGAAAATCGAATTAAAAGAGAAAGGAATTTCTACCTTATTGCCTAGAAAAGTTTGGTTTGACGATACCGTGCAGCGATTGAATGTGGATGGAAGAGGAGAGCTGTTGGGTGAATTTAGACCAAGCGACAAGATATTAGTCATTTCTCAGACTGGAAAACTAAAAGTTATTATTCCAGAGCTCTCTACTCATTTTGATGAGGATATGATTGTTTTAGAAAAATGGAATCCTAAAAAACCGATTTCGGCTATCTATTATGATGGCGAAAAAGAGCGTTATTATATCAAGCGCTTCTTGGTTGAAGTGGAGAATAAAGAAGAATCGTTTATATCCGAGCATCCAAATTCTCGTTTAGAGATTGTAGCTACCGATTATCGCCCTGTAGCCGAATTGATTTTTGCTAAAGTGAAAGGTGTTCAAAAAGAAAATCAAGTGGTAGACATCGAGAGTTTTATTGCGGTAAAAGGCTTCAAAGCTTTAGGAAACCAATTGACAACCGATAAGTTAAAACAAGTGAATTTGCTTGACCCTTTGCCTTATGAAGAGCCAGAAGAAGAGCAACCTGAACCGACTGAAAGTATTGAAGACGCCATTGATGATTCTTCTATTCAATTAGAAGACGATGGGCAAGTCACTTTATCTTTAGAATAA
- a CDS encoding formate--tetrahydrofolate ligase, which produces MKLFPSDIEIAQKNKISSIKDIAQKLHINEDDLELYGKYKAKLPLHLQQQEPKGKLILVSAMSPTKYGEGKTTMTIGLTDGLNSIGKKAIAVLREPSLGPVFGLKGGAAGGGYAQVLPMEDINLHFTGDFSAIEKANNLLSAIIDNHLQYPEAHLQLDPKAIVWKRVMDMNDRVLRQIIIGVGAKGNGVMREENFNITPASEIMAILCLSKDIADLKKRLGNIYVGKTVEGTPVFAKDLKVVGAMAALLKDAIKPNLVQTIEGNPAIIHGGPFASIAQGTNSVIATKMGLSLGDYVVTEAGFGADLGAEKFLHIKCEQSGLRPDAVVLVATLKAIKHHAGLTAEECKEPNVNAIKKGFCNLEKHIENIQKFGLQPVVCINAFPADTQEEYDVLIELCAQKGVKAVVSTAFADGGKGAEKLAQAIVEQVATASANYQPLYASTASIESKIETIATTIYGADEVVYSALAKKQLQSIKELGFEHFSICMVKTPASFSDDEKMIGRPTGFTVTVREFEFASGAGFIIPLLGDVMRMPGLPKLPNATRIDIDDNGVISGLS; this is translated from the coding sequence ATGAAATTATTTCCTTCCGACATAGAAATTGCTCAAAAAAACAAGATTTCTTCAATAAAAGACATTGCGCAAAAGCTACACATAAATGAAGATGATTTGGAGTTGTATGGAAAATATAAAGCCAAATTGCCCTTGCATTTGCAGCAGCAAGAACCTAAAGGAAAATTAATTTTAGTTTCGGCTATGTCACCAACCAAATACGGCGAAGGCAAAACGACAATGACTATAGGTTTGACTGATGGATTGAATAGTATTGGTAAAAAAGCCATTGCGGTTTTACGAGAACCTTCTTTGGGACCTGTTTTTGGTTTGAAAGGTGGAGCTGCTGGAGGCGGTTATGCTCAAGTATTGCCAATGGAAGATATTAATCTTCATTTTACAGGTGATTTTTCAGCGATTGAAAAGGCCAATAATTTACTTTCTGCCATCATTGATAATCATTTGCAATACCCTGAAGCCCATTTGCAGCTAGACCCGAAAGCTATTGTTTGGAAACGCGTTATGGATATGAATGACCGTGTGTTGCGTCAGATAATTATTGGTGTCGGAGCCAAAGGAAACGGAGTGATGCGTGAGGAAAACTTCAATATAACACCTGCCTCTGAAATTATGGCTATTTTATGTTTGTCCAAAGATATTGCTGACCTCAAAAAACGTTTAGGGAATATTTATGTGGGAAAAACGGTAGAGGGCACTCCTGTTTTTGCTAAAGATTTGAAAGTCGTAGGAGCAATGGCTGCCTTGCTGAAAGACGCTATCAAACCTAATTTAGTGCAAACTATCGAAGGAAATCCAGCCATTATTCACGGAGGGCCTTTTGCGAGTATTGCGCAAGGAACCAATTCAGTGATTGCTACCAAAATGGGATTGTCTTTGGGTGACTATGTGGTTACCGAGGCGGGTTTTGGTGCCGATTTGGGAGCCGAGAAATTTTTGCATATCAAATGTGAACAATCCGGATTGCGACCTGATGCAGTGGTTTTGGTTGCCACACTAAAAGCCATCAAGCATCACGCAGGTTTGACAGCAGAAGAGTGCAAAGAACCCAACGTTAACGCCATAAAAAAAGGCTTTTGTAATTTAGAAAAGCACATAGAGAATATTCAAAAATTTGGTTTGCAACCAGTGGTTTGTATCAATGCTTTTCCAGCGGATACACAAGAAGAATATGACGTATTGATTGAGTTGTGTGCTCAAAAAGGTGTAAAAGCAGTTGTCAGCACAGCATTTGCTGATGGAGGCAAAGGAGCCGAAAAACTGGCTCAAGCGATTGTAGAGCAAGTAGCTACTGCAAGTGCCAATTACCAACCATTGTATGCAAGCACAGCATCTATTGAATCGAAAATTGAAACGATTGCCACGACAATTTATGGTGCAGATGAGGTCGTTTATTCGGCTTTGGCCAAAAAACAATTGCAAAGCATTAAGGAATTAGGCTTTGAGCATTTTTCAATTTGTATGGTCAAAACGCCTGCTAGCTTTTCTGATGATGAAAAAATGATTGGTAGACCCACTGGTTTTACTGTTACTGTACGTGAATTTGAATTTGCCAGTGGCGCTGGTTTTATTATTCCATTGCTAGGTGATGTGATGCGTATGCCGGGCTTACCTAAACTCCCGAATGCTACCCGAATTGATATTGATGATAATGGCGTGATTTCGGGATTGTCATAA
- a CDS encoding rhamnogalacturonan acetylesterase encodes MKKYFLLIVCITLSGWAQKTTIYTIGDSTMANKVAPEQNPERGWGQMLPSFFSDNVVIDNRAVNGRSTRSFIDLKLWDAVYNSLKKGDYVFIQFGHNDGKVTDPTRYTNPHTSYRHNLIRFVEETRKKGATPILFSSITRRTFNEQGVLIDSHGDYTQEMRLVAQEYKVPFIDMQYYTELLEEAYGVEKSKELHLHFAPGENSYIPKGIDDNTHLSIKGATEIAKIAAQQIKALNIRLSKEVK; translated from the coding sequence ATGAAAAAGTACTTCCTACTAATTGTCTGCATCACCCTAAGCGGTTGGGCACAAAAAACGACCATTTACACCATTGGCGATTCAACTATGGCCAACAAAGTCGCACCAGAACAAAACCCCGAAAGAGGATGGGGACAAATGCTACCGTCTTTTTTTTCAGACAATGTGGTGATAGACAACCGCGCAGTTAATGGCAGAAGCACGCGCAGTTTTATTGATTTAAAATTATGGGATGCAGTTTATAATTCCTTAAAAAAAGGAGATTATGTATTTATCCAATTTGGTCATAACGATGGCAAAGTCACCGACCCAACTCGTTATACCAATCCACACACAAGCTACCGACACAATCTGATTCGCTTTGTAGAAGAAACCAGAAAAAAAGGAGCCACTCCTATCCTATTCTCTTCCATAACCCGAAGAACCTTCAACGAACAAGGCGTTTTAATTGACTCTCACGGCGATTACACTCAAGAAATGAGATTAGTTGCTCAAGAGTACAAAGTGCCTTTTATCGATATGCAATACTACACGGAACTTTTGGAAGAAGCCTATGGAGTAGAAAAATCAAAAGAATTACATCTGCACTTTGCCCCGGGAGAAAATAGCTATATCCCAAAAGGAATCGATGACAATACGCATTTATCTATAAAAGGAGCCACAGAAATTGCTAAAATTGCCGCACAACAAATTAAAGCACTCAACATTCGCTTGTCTAAAGAAGTGAAGTAA
- a CDS encoding glycoside hydrolase family 28 protein — protein sequence MKKYLLFFVCISLSSWAQNAPFPTEKINAILNRIVLPNIPSFTIKVTELGAKGDSISNAKPAFDKAMALCKKKNGGTILVPKGVYTLQGPLHFVSNVRLHLEDGAKIRFGSNPKDYPLVLTSWEGTMLYNYSPLIYGIGLENIAITGNGTIDGEAKNTWIKWKPLEKKDQLLSREMNHQNVPIKDRVFGEGHYLRPQLIQFIDSKNILIENVQIEDAPFWCLHLLKSKSITVRGLKYKAFNNNNDGIDPEYSSDVLIENISFDNADDNIAIKSGRDHEGRANSATPSQNIVIRNCNFKGLHGVVLGSEMSAGIQNIFVENCKTTGYLKRGIYLKTNADRGGYIKDVFVNNLQLGEVEDALYITSNYHGEGSGFASSISNINFSNILCNKATQTGIVIQGYPDLKIKDIFFNNIHIQWAKNGISSQNAENVVLNEVTIGEKASIPTSVK from the coding sequence ATGAAAAAATACCTGTTATTCTTTGTCTGCATCAGCCTAAGTAGTTGGGCACAAAACGCACCTTTCCCCACAGAAAAAATCAATGCTATCCTAAATCGTATCGTGTTACCCAACATTCCTTCATTCACCATAAAAGTAACCGAATTAGGAGCCAAAGGAGATTCGATAAGCAATGCAAAGCCCGCTTTTGATAAAGCAATGGCGCTTTGTAAAAAGAAAAACGGCGGAACAATCCTTGTCCCAAAAGGTGTCTATACTTTACAAGGACCGCTTCATTTTGTGAGCAATGTTCGCTTGCATTTAGAAGACGGTGCCAAAATCCGATTTGGCTCTAATCCAAAAGATTATCCGCTGGTGTTAACCAGTTGGGAAGGCACGATGCTATACAATTACAGTCCATTGATTTATGGCATTGGCCTAGAAAATATTGCCATCACCGGCAACGGTACTATCGATGGAGAAGCCAAAAACACTTGGATAAAATGGAAACCGCTCGAAAAGAAAGACCAACTTTTGAGTAGAGAAATGAATCATCAAAATGTTCCAATCAAAGACCGAGTTTTTGGAGAAGGACATTACCTACGACCACAACTCATTCAATTCATCGACTCCAAAAATATACTTATCGAAAATGTTCAAATCGAAGATGCCCCGTTTTGGTGCTTACATCTACTAAAAAGCAAAAGCATTACGGTACGTGGTTTAAAATATAAAGCATTCAATAACAATAACGACGGCATCGACCCCGAATATTCCAGCGACGTCCTAATCGAAAACATTTCTTTTGATAATGCCGATGATAATATTGCCATAAAATCAGGAAGAGACCACGAAGGAAGAGCCAATAGTGCCACCCCAAGCCAAAACATTGTCATCCGAAATTGCAACTTTAAAGGCTTGCACGGAGTAGTGTTGGGCAGCGAGATGTCGGCTGGAATTCAAAACATTTTTGTAGAAAATTGCAAGACAACTGGCTACCTCAAAAGAGGCATTTACCTAAAAACCAATGCCGACCGTGGCGGCTATATCAAAGATGTATTTGTAAACAATCTACAACTCGGCGAAGTAGAAGACGCTCTGTACATTACCTCCAACTACCACGGCGAAGGCAGTGGCTTTGCTTCAAGCATTAGCAACATCAATTTTTCGAATATCCTTTGCAACAAAGCCACACAAACTGGCATAGTGATTCAAGGTTATCCTGATTTAAAAATAAAAGATATTTTCTTTAATAACATTCATATCCAATGGGCTAAAAACGGCATTTCATCCCAAAACGCTGAAAATGTTGTGCTGAACGAAGTCACTATTGGAGAAAAAGCCAGTATACCAACCTCTGTAAAATAA
- the pelA gene encoding pectate lyase → MKKIILVLCICVGSLSYAQVLNKSWKAITEMKEGSWFSSPEAKAIAENVLLYQRNIGGWPKNIQMQKSISETEKKKLLAEKDSTDEITIDNGATYQEMVFLSKMYRQNPDERYQKAFLLGLDYLLKAQYANGGWPQFFPKKKGYYTHITFNDDAMANLLFMFKELKDKSDYFAIKPSDTLVNQIKVAFDKGIDCILKTQYKQNNTLTAWCAQHDEVTLLPAKARAYELPSLSGKESAKIVLLLMSIENPSTEIIQAVKSAVTWFETTKITNLKEERILNEAGKITDKKMIATENAEPIWARFMELDTNEPFFCDRDGIKKKTLEEIGSERRNGYAWYTNEPKEVLKKYPNWLKKIQTEEPKKKDQQPLTNENYFVVDANGSGNFTKIQDAINAARSYPDQRIVIYIKNGKYYEKVKVHAWNTKISLIGESKENTIITFDDHFKKMNIGRNSTFHTYTVLVEGNDFIAQNLTIENSAGEVGQAVALNVNANRVKIENCKLLGNQDTLYTSGEGTKNYFKNCYIEGTTDFIFGDATVLFENCTLHSKKDSYITAASTPQDSTFGYVFKNCKLTADASVKEVYLGRPWRIYAKTVFIDCTMAAHILPQGWHNWSKPEAETTSFYAEYNCSGLGFQSQKRVPWSHQLTKNEAKKYTIETILSDKIKDWYVTAK, encoded by the coding sequence ATGAAGAAAATAATTCTTGTTTTATGTATCTGCGTCGGAAGTTTATCCTACGCGCAAGTCTTGAATAAAAGCTGGAAAGCCATTACCGAAATGAAAGAAGGCTCTTGGTTTAGCAGCCCTGAAGCCAAAGCCATTGCCGAGAATGTTTTGTTGTACCAACGCAACATTGGTGGTTGGCCTAAAAACATACAAATGCAAAAAAGCATAAGCGAAACCGAGAAAAAAAAGCTGCTCGCTGAAAAAGACAGTACCGACGAAATCACTATTGACAATGGAGCGACTTACCAAGAGATGGTGTTTTTATCCAAAATGTATCGCCAAAATCCAGACGAACGCTATCAAAAAGCCTTTTTATTGGGTCTAGATTACTTGCTCAAAGCACAATACGCGAATGGTGGTTGGCCTCAGTTTTTCCCTAAGAAAAAAGGCTATTACACCCATATCACTTTCAATGATGATGCAATGGCCAATCTACTTTTTATGTTCAAAGAATTGAAAGACAAAAGCGATTATTTTGCCATAAAACCCTCAGATACTTTGGTCAATCAAATCAAAGTTGCCTTCGACAAAGGCATTGATTGCATCCTAAAAACACAATACAAACAAAACAATACCTTAACCGCTTGGTGCGCACAACACGACGAAGTGACTTTGCTTCCTGCAAAAGCCAGAGCCTACGAATTGCCTTCGTTGAGCGGAAAAGAATCGGCAAAAATTGTCTTGCTATTGATGTCTATCGAGAACCCGTCAACTGAAATCATTCAAGCCGTAAAAAGTGCCGTAACTTGGTTTGAAACCACCAAAATAACCAACTTAAAAGAAGAGCGAATCCTAAATGAAGCTGGAAAAATCACCGATAAAAAAATGATTGCCACAGAAAATGCCGAGCCAATTTGGGCTCGATTTATGGAACTTGACACAAACGAACCTTTCTTTTGTGACCGAGATGGCATCAAGAAAAAAACATTAGAAGAAATTGGTTCCGAAAGACGAAACGGTTACGCTTGGTACACGAACGAACCCAAAGAAGTGCTAAAAAAATATCCCAATTGGTTAAAAAAAATCCAAACAGAGGAACCAAAAAAAAAAGACCAACAACCACTAACCAATGAGAATTATTTTGTGGTTGATGCTAACGGTTCTGGCAATTTCACCAAGATTCAAGATGCCATAAATGCAGCTCGTTCCTATCCCGACCAACGCATTGTAATCTACATCAAAAACGGAAAATACTACGAAAAAGTAAAAGTCCACGCTTGGAACACCAAAATTTCCCTCATTGGCGAAAGCAAAGAAAACACCATTATCACTTTTGACGACCACTTCAAAAAAATGAATATAGGACGAAACAGTACCTTCCACACCTACACCGTTTTGGTAGAAGGAAACGATTTTATCGCACAGAATTTAACCATCGAAAACAGCGCGGGTGAAGTCGGACAAGCAGTTGCGCTCAATGTCAACGCCAATCGGGTAAAAATTGAAAACTGCAAACTCTTAGGCAACCAAGACACGCTCTACACCTCAGGCGAGGGAACCAAAAACTATTTCAAAAATTGCTACATAGAGGGCACCACCGATTTTATTTTTGGAGATGCCACGGTTTTGTTCGAAAACTGCACGCTGCACAGCAAAAAAGATTCCTATATCACCGCAGCTTCAACGCCTCAGGACAGCACTTTTGGCTACGTTTTCAAGAACTGCAAACTCACCGCAGACGCTAGTGTCAAAGAAGTTTATTTGGGCAGACCTTGGCGCATCTATGCGAAAACCGTTTTCATCGATTGCACGATGGCTGCCCATATTCTGCCACAAGGATGGCACAATTGGTCAAAACCTGAAGCCGAAACAACAAGCTTTTATGCCGAATACAACTGTTCCGGCCTAGGCTTTCAATCCCAAAAAAGAGTCCCTTGGTCGCATCAACTCACCAAAAATGAAGCTAAAAAGTACACCATCGAAACAATTCTTAGTGACAAAATCAAAGATTGGTATGTAACTGCTAAGTAA